CATCTGGACCGATTTGACGGAGGAGGGCTGCGTGGACCTCGTCCGCGCGGCCTTGGGCGACGACAGTATCGCGGTCGAGATCGATGACGTCATGCGGTGGCAGGCGACAGCTCAGGTGGCAGAAAGGATGCAAAGCGGGCGGATCTTCCTCGTCGGTGACGCGGCGCACTCAATGCCCCCGTACGGTGGTTACGGTGGTAACACCGGAATCCATGACGCCCATAATCTGGCCTGGAAGCTGGCCGCCGTTATAAAGGGAGACGCCCAGCCCGAACTTCTGTCGACTTACGACTCTGAGCGTCGGCCCGTAGCAGGCTTTACCGTCGCACAGGCCTTCTCGAGATACGTCGCACGGGCGGCACCATTCCTAGCCACTGACGACATGGAACCTCTGGTTAGCGACGCGAACATCGACCTTGGCTACCGCTACAGGTCCACAGCCGTGACAGCAGACGCCGATGACCTCGGCGAGCTCCATGGCAATCCCCGCGAATCCAAGGGCCGCGCCGGCACCCGAGCCCCACACCACCCCATTGAACTTGACGGAGAAATCCTCTCAACGCTTGACCTCTTCGGGCGAAATTTCGTCCTATTGACAGGCTCAAATCAGCCGGCATGGCACGAACGCGCCCTTCGGGCCTCGAAAGCACTCGACATTGACATCGACGTGCATTCCATTGGCGACTCGGGTGGATACTCCGACGCCGGCGGTGGCTTCTCTGATGCCTATGGCATCTCAGCAACGGGCGCCGTACTCGTCCGGCCCGACGGCTTCGTCGCCTGGCGTGCCGTCACTGATGCTGATGCCACCGACGTCTCCATCAGTGCAGTTCTCATCGACCTGCTGGGCCACGCAAGCCAGGCCCCGAATTCGAACGCCGAGGACATCGCCCAACCCCAGCCCGCATAGGGCCCCCAAGTCCAACCCCATTTCATCGATAAACAAAGGAGCAACACCATGGCCTATCTTGAAGGCTCGCACCATGTCACCCTGTCCGTCGGAGGTGCCCAGGAAGACGTTGATTTTCACGTCAAGACCCTGGGCATGAAATTCATCAAACGCACGGTCCTCTTCGACGGTTCAACGCCCGTCTACCACCTCTACTACTCCAACGCCAACGGTGATCCCTCCTCGGTGGTTACAACATTCCCGTGGGCCCAAGCCGGTCTTGTTGGCAAGCGGGGAACGAACCAGGCCCGTGAAGTTCTGCTCTCGGTACCGCCGACGTCCCTCGACTACTGGCACAAGCGACTTAACCAGCACAAAATTGATGTTGAAAATATCGAGGTTTTCGATCAGCGACGTCTCGCTTTCCGCCACCCCAGCGGCATCGAGTACGTTTTCGTCGGCAATGAAAATGACGACCGCGAAGGATTTGCAGGGAATGGCGTACCGGCCGAACATGCTATTCATGGTCTGCACGGCGTCGGAATTCACGTTTCAACCCCTGAGCGTATGGTCGACTTCGCCAACGACACCTTCTTCGCCCAGGGAACCATTCTGGAAGACGGAGACCGGGCAGCACTCCAGGTCGGCAACGAGAAAATCGGCAACCACATCGAACTGATCGCGAACCGGAGTGAAGACCAGGGTACCTGGACTTACGGTGCAGGAACCTTCCACCACTTCGCGTGGAACCTGGACACCCTGAAGAACCAGGACGAAGTGAAATTCGGCATCGAAGGCGCCGGCTACACGGACATCTCCGAACTTAAAGACCGCAAGTACTTCAAGTCGGTGTACGTCCGCACTCCAGGTGGTGCTCTGTTCGAACTGGCGGTCACTCACGAGGACGGTGGCTGGGATTGCGATGAGTCCCCGCACGAACTCGGGACGAAGTTCCAGGTCCCTCCCCAGTTCGAGTCACGCCGAGATGAAATGTTCGAGCAACTCGAACACATCACCGTCTAACCACTGGAGGGAGCGTGACCTTGACCATCCCGCTCCCTCCAGTCCTTACCAGGTAGGAGTAACCGCCATGGCAGCTAACAGACATCTCGAACAACCCGTGGTGTCATGGGGCACTGGACGATCAGAGGCGCGCATGGCAGTCATGGCGGTGCACGGCCGCGGCCAATCACCGTCCTTCATGCAGGAGCAGTCACTGAGGATCCGTTCCCACGGAATTCGTTATTACGCTCCCCGTGCATTTGGCGACAGCTGGTACCCGCGGCCCTTTATGGAACCCATTGAGGGCAATGAACCGTACGTCGCTGAAGCCCAAGAAGCCTTGCGTGCCACTCTATTGAGGATGCAGGACGACGGTTTTGCACCACAAGACACCGTCCTTTGGGGCTTTTCCCAGGGCGCCTGCCTTCTCTCGCATTTCATCCTGACCACGCCAATGCCATTCGGGGGGCTCCTGCTTTTCACTGGGGGCTATATCGGGAACGAATCCGTTGAATCCCAACAGGACAAACCTCTGCATGGTGTCCCTGTCCTTATTCGAAGCATCGA
This genomic interval from Pseudarthrobacter chlorophenolicus A6 contains the following:
- a CDS encoding FAD-dependent monooxygenase yields the protein MNDYDVPVLIVGGSLVGMTSAALLGTHGIPSLVVERHRSSAIHPRAALILQRSMEILRTAGLEEIISAKSAEQFDQDAAIMSVETLAGEEIAWHLPKLNDGVRDLSPCERLFATQVAIEPVLKGRAQELGAQTLFGTELVSFEQDADGVTALIRDRDTGETSTVRARYMLAADGAHSPTRDRLGISRVGHGVLSKSITIYFRADVKELLRGRNLGVIMVVNPTLQGFFRIEKPYKSGFLAVHGLGDPLNPNSDIWTDLTEEGCVDLVRAALGDDSIAVEIDDVMRWQATAQVAERMQSGRIFLVGDAAHSMPPYGGYGGNTGIHDAHNLAWKLAAVIKGDAQPELLSTYDSERRPVAGFTVAQAFSRYVARAAPFLATDDMEPLVSDANIDLGYRYRSTAVTADADDLGELHGNPRESKGRAGTRAPHHPIELDGEILSTLDLFGRNFVLLTGSNQPAWHERALRASKALDIDIDVHSIGDSGGYSDAGGGFSDAYGISATGAVLVRPDGFVAWRAVTDADATDVSISAVLIDLLGHASQAPNSNAEDIAQPQPA
- a CDS encoding alpha/beta hydrolase codes for the protein MAANRHLEQPVVSWGTGRSEARMAVMAVHGRGQSPSFMQEQSLRIRSHGIRYYAPRAFGDSWYPRPFMEPIEGNEPYVAEAQEALRATLLRMQDDGFAPQDTVLWGFSQGACLLSHFILTTPMPFGGLLLFTGGYIGNESVESQQDKPLHGVPVLIRSIEHDPWVPSSRVQDTAEILTRLGAKVDLRISPGSEHIITDEAMSAASRLLSQEPRKPAARHSHQHSADQ
- a CDS encoding VOC family protein, whose protein sequence is MAYLEGSHHVTLSVGGAQEDVDFHVKTLGMKFIKRTVLFDGSTPVYHLYYSNANGDPSSVVTTFPWAQAGLVGKRGTNQAREVLLSVPPTSLDYWHKRLNQHKIDVENIEVFDQRRLAFRHPSGIEYVFVGNENDDREGFAGNGVPAEHAIHGLHGVGIHVSTPERMVDFANDTFFAQGTILEDGDRAALQVGNEKIGNHIELIANRSEDQGTWTYGAGTFHHFAWNLDTLKNQDEVKFGIEGAGYTDISELKDRKYFKSVYVRTPGGALFELAVTHEDGGWDCDESPHELGTKFQVPPQFESRRDEMFEQLEHITV